From Streptomyces sp. TLI_053, a single genomic window includes:
- the sufB gene encoding Fe-S cluster assembly protein SufB — protein sequence MTDTVSHPELEGLGNYEYGWADPDVAGAEAKRGLSEDVVRDISAKKNESEWMLNLRLKGLKLFGKKPMPTWGSDLSGIDFDNIKYFVRSTEKQAESWEDLPADIKATYDKLGIPEAEKQRLVAGVAAQYESEVVYHQIREDLEEQGVIFLDTDTALREHPEIFQEYFGTVIPVGDNKFAALNTAVWSGGSFIYVPKGVHVDIPLQAYFRINTENMGQFERTLIIVDEDAYVHYVEGCTAPIYSSDSLHSAVVEIIVKKGGRCRYTTIQNWSNNVYNLVTKRAVAYEGATMEWVDGNIGSKVTMKYPAVYLMGEHAKGETLSIAFAGEGQHQDAGAKMVHMAPNTSSNIVSKSVARGGGRTSYRGLIEIGEGSKGAKSNVLCDALLVDTISRSDTYPYVDVREDDVSMGHEATVSKVSEDQLFYLMSRGMTEFEAMAMIVRGFVEPIARELPMEYALELNRLIELQMEGSVG from the coding sequence ATGACTGACACCGTTTCGCACCCCGAGCTCGAGGGCCTGGGCAACTACGAGTACGGCTGGGCCGACCCGGACGTGGCCGGCGCCGAGGCCAAGCGCGGGCTCAGCGAGGACGTGGTCCGCGACATCTCGGCGAAGAAGAACGAGTCCGAGTGGATGCTGAACCTGCGCCTCAAGGGCCTGAAGCTGTTCGGAAAGAAGCCCATGCCGACCTGGGGCTCCGACCTCTCCGGCATCGACTTCGACAACATCAAGTACTTCGTCCGCTCCACCGAGAAGCAGGCCGAGTCGTGGGAGGACCTGCCCGCGGACATCAAGGCCACCTACGACAAGCTCGGCATCCCGGAGGCGGAGAAGCAGCGCCTGGTCGCCGGTGTCGCCGCCCAGTACGAGTCCGAGGTCGTCTACCACCAGATCCGCGAGGACCTGGAGGAGCAGGGCGTCATCTTCCTGGACACCGACACCGCGCTGCGCGAGCACCCGGAGATCTTCCAGGAGTACTTCGGCACCGTCATCCCGGTCGGCGACAACAAGTTCGCCGCGCTGAACACGGCCGTGTGGTCCGGCGGCTCCTTCATCTACGTGCCGAAGGGTGTCCACGTCGACATCCCGCTCCAGGCCTACTTCCGGATCAACACCGAGAACATGGGCCAGTTCGAGCGGACGCTGATCATCGTCGACGAGGACGCCTACGTCCACTACGTCGAGGGCTGCACCGCCCCGATCTACTCCTCCGACTCGCTGCACTCCGCGGTCGTGGAGATCATCGTCAAGAAGGGCGGCCGCTGCCGCTACACGACCATCCAGAACTGGTCGAACAACGTCTACAACCTGGTCACCAAGCGCGCCGTGGCGTACGAGGGCGCGACCATGGAGTGGGTCGACGGCAACATCGGCTCCAAGGTCACCATGAAGTACCCGGCCGTCTACCTGATGGGCGAGCACGCCAAGGGCGAGACCCTGTCGATCGCCTTCGCGGGCGAGGGCCAGCACCAGGACGCCGGCGCCAAGATGGTCCACATGGCGCCGAACACCTCCTCCAACATCGTCTCCAAGTCGGTGGCGCGCGGCGGCGGCCGGACCTCCTACCGGGGTCTGATCGAGATCGGCGAGGGCTCCAAGGGCGCCAAGTCCAACGTGCTCTGCGACGCGCTGCTGGTCGACACGATCTCCCGCTCGGACACCTACCCCTACGTGGACGTCCGCGAGGACGACGTGTCCATGGGCCACGAGGCGACCGTCTCCAAGGTCAGCGAGGACCAGCTCTTCTACCTGATGAGCCGCGGCATGACCGAGTTCGAGGCCATGGCGATGATCGTCCGCGGCTTCGTCGAGCCGATCGCGCGCGAGCTCCCGATGGAGTACGCGCTGGAGCTGAACCGGCTGATCGAGCTGCAGATGGAGGGCTCCGTCGGCTGA
- the sufD gene encoding Fe-S cluster assembly protein SufD: MADVQNNSGSTTAGSIEVGTAGAGAQLAGPGTGRDSVRQPIDARVAVAPSFDVADFPVPTGREEDWRFTPLHRLGGLHDGTAATADKGEDKVELSLPEGVTAETVGRDDARLGKAGKPVDRVAAQAFSAFEQALVVTVPKETVLTEPVRIDVHGEGGTRFAHVVVDVKPFAEAVVVINHTGTGTRAANVELLVGDGAKLTFVSVQDWERDAVHVAQQTALVGRDASLKSVVVTFGGDVVRIHPRVNYAAPGGEAELFGLYFADAGQHLEHRLVIDHDTPHCRSNVVYKGALQGQDAHAVWIGDVLIRAAAEGTDTYELNRNLVLTDGARVDSVPNLEIETGEIVGAGHASATGRFDDEQLFYLQARGIPADEARRLVVRGFFAELVQQIGVAEIQDHLMEKIEAELEAAV; this comes from the coding sequence ATGGCTGACGTCCAGAACAACTCCGGCTCCACCACCGCCGGTTCGATCGAGGTCGGCACCGCCGGTGCCGGCGCCCAGCTCGCCGGGCCCGGCACCGGTCGGGACAGTGTCCGCCAGCCGATCGACGCGCGCGTCGCGGTCGCGCCGTCCTTCGACGTCGCGGACTTCCCGGTGCCCACCGGCCGCGAGGAGGACTGGCGGTTCACCCCGCTGCACCGCCTCGGCGGCCTGCACGACGGCACCGCCGCCACCGCCGACAAGGGCGAGGACAAGGTCGAGCTGAGCCTGCCCGAGGGGGTCACCGCCGAGACCGTCGGCCGTGACGACGCCCGTCTCGGCAAGGCCGGCAAGCCGGTCGACCGGGTCGCCGCGCAGGCGTTCAGCGCCTTCGAGCAGGCGCTCGTGGTCACCGTCCCCAAGGAGACGGTGCTCACCGAGCCGGTGCGGATCGACGTCCACGGCGAGGGCGGCACCCGCTTCGCGCACGTGGTCGTCGACGTCAAGCCGTTCGCCGAGGCGGTCGTGGTGATCAACCACACCGGCACCGGCACCCGCGCGGCCAACGTCGAGCTGCTGGTCGGCGACGGCGCCAAGCTGACCTTCGTCTCGGTCCAGGACTGGGAGCGCGACGCCGTGCACGTCGCCCAGCAGACCGCGCTGGTCGGCCGCGACGCCTCGCTGAAGTCCGTCGTCGTCACCTTCGGCGGCGACGTGGTGCGGATCCACCCGCGGGTCAACTACGCCGCTCCCGGTGGCGAGGCCGAGCTGTTCGGCCTCTACTTCGCCGACGCCGGCCAGCACCTCGAGCACCGTCTGGTCATCGACCACGACACCCCGCACTGCCGCTCCAACGTCGTCTACAAGGGCGCGCTGCAGGGCCAGGACGCGCACGCGGTGTGGATCGGCGACGTGCTGATCCGCGCCGCCGCCGAGGGCACCGACACCTACGAGCTCAACCGCAACCTGGTGCTCACCGACGGCGCCCGGGTCGACTCGGTGCCGAACCTGGAGATCGAGACCGGCGAGATCGTCGGCGCCGGTCACGCCTCCGCCACCGGCCGCTTCGACGACGAGCAGCTCTTCTACCTGCAGGCCCGCGGCATCCCGGCCGACGAGGCCCGCCGCCTGGTGGTGCGCGGCTTCTTCGCCGAGCTGGTCCAGCAGATCGGTGTCGCCGAGATCCAGGACCACCTCATGGAGAAGATCGAGGCCGAGCTGGAAGCGGCGGTCTGA
- a CDS encoding ABC transporter permease: MLLAQTAFETRMLLRNGEQLLLTVVIPTVLLVLFSAVDIVAVEGPGKRVDFLAPGLLALAVMSTAFTGQAIATGFERRYGVLKRLGASPLPRWALLTAKTGCVLVTEALQVALLSVIALALGWSPQGSPLTVAALLVLGTAAFSGLGLLMAGTLKAEATLAAANLVFVLLLLAGGVVVPLSKFPAAAQSVLELLPIAALSDGLRSVLQGGAGVPWADLGLLGGWAVLGLAAAARFFRWE; encoded by the coding sequence ATGCTGCTCGCCCAGACGGCGTTCGAGACCCGGATGCTGCTGCGCAACGGCGAGCAGCTGCTGCTCACCGTGGTCATCCCGACGGTGCTGCTGGTGCTCTTCTCCGCGGTGGACATCGTCGCCGTCGAGGGGCCCGGCAAGCGGGTCGACTTCCTCGCGCCGGGACTGCTCGCGCTCGCCGTGATGTCGACGGCCTTCACCGGGCAGGCCATCGCCACCGGCTTCGAGCGCCGCTACGGCGTGCTGAAGCGGCTGGGCGCCAGCCCGCTGCCGCGCTGGGCGCTGCTGACCGCCAAGACCGGCTGCGTCCTGGTCACCGAGGCGCTCCAGGTGGCCCTGCTGTCGGTGATCGCGCTGGCCCTCGGCTGGTCGCCGCAGGGCAGCCCGCTCACCGTGGCCGCCCTGCTCGTGCTCGGCACCGCCGCCTTCTCCGGGCTCGGCCTGCTGATGGCCGGCACGCTCAAGGCGGAGGCGACGCTGGCGGCCGCCAACCTGGTCTTCGTCCTGCTGCTGCTCGCGGGCGGGGTGGTCGTGCCGCTGTCGAAGTTCCCGGCGGCGGCGCAGTCCGTGCTGGAGCTGCTGCCGATCGCCGCGCTGTCGGACGGTCTGCGCTCGGTGCTCCAGGGCGGCGCGGGGGTCCCGTGGGCCGACCTCGGCCTGCTGGGCGGCTGGGCCGTCCTCGGCCTCGCCGCCGCCGCGCGCTTCTTCCGCTGGGAGTAG
- a CDS encoding phosphotransferase: protein MSDWEFVKDRTATRGAVWRSADGLLYKRTGGEDLRAEIEFQELAAGLGYPVPEIIDSGSEDGRYFVVEHAIGDTSLHEEALADARRDGQVSYQVISTAAAVASKLLQAQARHPLPVTQWFAKAAFAAEVFEENPDLDTPRVHEAVEHALDRLARLPMAHGHLDYGLPNVLRAGVIDWQHHGPVPLGYDVYPALDIVAFKGGGKGYSITPEQRTAYTGALDETTTSLIGQRVSEHLGDFLLVKCFFFLALMRPTDPARQDKHIKWQYRRALFTMGLDQYESSDTIDTGTFPTLERFTAEHR, encoded by the coding sequence ATGAGTGACTGGGAGTTCGTGAAGGACAGAACCGCCACCCGAGGCGCGGTGTGGAGGTCGGCCGACGGCCTGCTCTACAAGCGGACCGGCGGCGAGGACCTGCGAGCGGAGATCGAGTTCCAGGAGCTGGCTGCTGGCCTCGGTTACCCGGTGCCGGAGATCATCGACAGCGGCTCGGAGGACGGGCGCTACTTCGTCGTCGAGCACGCCATCGGCGACACCTCGCTGCACGAGGAGGCGCTGGCCGACGCCAGGCGGGACGGTCAGGTCAGCTACCAGGTCATCAGCACGGCGGCCGCCGTCGCATCGAAGCTCCTGCAGGCCCAGGCGAGGCACCCCCTCCCCGTTACGCAGTGGTTCGCGAAGGCGGCCTTCGCGGCAGAGGTCTTCGAGGAGAACCCGGACCTCGACACCCCGCGCGTCCACGAAGCGGTCGAGCACGCCCTCGACCGGCTGGCCCGGCTCCCGATGGCGCACGGGCATCTCGACTACGGCCTGCCCAACGTCCTTCGGGCCGGGGTCATCGACTGGCAGCACCACGGACCGGTCCCGCTCGGCTACGACGTCTACCCCGCGCTCGACATCGTGGCCTTCAAAGGCGGCGGCAAGGGCTACAGCATCACACCGGAACAGCGCACCGCCTACACCGGCGCACTCGACGAGACCACCACGTCTCTGATCGGGCAGCGGGTCAGCGAGCACCTGGGCGACTTCCTGCTCGTCAAGTGCTTCTTCTTCCTCGCCCTCATGCGACCCACCGACCCCGCACGGCAGGACAAGCACATCAAGTGGCAGTACCGCCGTGCCCTCTTCACGATGGGGCTTGATCAGTACGAGTCGTCCGACACAATCGACACCGGCACCTTCCCCACCCTGGAACGGTTCACCGCCGAACACCGGTAG
- a CDS encoding cysteine desulfurase: MTSTHESAVLPGLLDTDAIRKDFPVLQRLLHDGKPLVYLDNAATSQKPRQVLDALNAYYERHNANVHRGVHVLAEEATALYEGARDKVAAFVNAPSRNEVVFTKNASESLNLVANMLTWADEPYRVDAESEIVITEMEHHSNIVPWQLLSQRTGAKLKWFGLTDEGRLDLSNIDELITEKTKVVSFTLVSNLLGTVNPVEAIVRKAQSVGALVVIDASQAAPHMVLDVQALEADFVAFTGHKMLAPTGIGVLWGRQELLEDLPPFLGGGEMIETVTMGSSTYAPAPHKFEAGTPPIAQAVGLGAAVDYLTGIGMERIAAHEHAITEYAIERLLEVPDLRIIGPRTAVDRGAAISFTLGDIHPHDVGQVLDEQGIAVRVGHHCARPVCLRYGIPATTRASFYLYSTPGEVDALVDGLHHVRNFFG, translated from the coding sequence GTGACATCCACGCACGAGTCGGCGGTCCTGCCCGGCCTGCTCGACACCGACGCGATCCGCAAGGACTTCCCGGTCCTGCAGCGCCTGCTGCACGACGGCAAGCCGCTGGTCTACCTGGACAACGCGGCCACCTCGCAGAAGCCCCGCCAGGTGCTCGACGCCCTGAACGCCTACTACGAGCGGCACAACGCCAACGTCCACCGCGGCGTGCACGTGCTCGCCGAGGAGGCCACGGCGCTGTACGAGGGCGCCCGGGACAAGGTCGCGGCGTTCGTCAACGCGCCGAGCCGCAACGAGGTGGTGTTCACCAAGAACGCCTCCGAGTCGCTCAACCTGGTCGCCAACATGCTGACCTGGGCGGACGAGCCGTACCGGGTGGACGCCGAGTCCGAGATCGTCATCACGGAGATGGAGCACCACTCCAACATCGTCCCGTGGCAGCTGCTCTCGCAGCGCACCGGCGCGAAGCTGAAGTGGTTCGGGCTGACCGACGAGGGCCGGCTCGACCTGTCGAACATCGACGAGCTGATCACCGAGAAGACCAAGGTGGTCTCCTTCACCCTGGTCTCCAACCTGCTCGGCACGGTCAACCCGGTCGAGGCGATCGTGCGCAAGGCCCAGTCGGTCGGCGCGCTGGTCGTGATCGACGCCTCGCAGGCCGCGCCGCACATGGTGCTGGACGTCCAGGCGCTGGAGGCCGACTTCGTCGCCTTCACCGGCCACAAGATGCTGGCGCCGACCGGCATCGGCGTGCTCTGGGGCCGCCAGGAGCTGCTGGAGGACCTCCCGCCGTTCCTCGGTGGCGGCGAGATGATCGAGACCGTCACCATGGGCTCGTCCACCTACGCCCCGGCGCCGCACAAGTTCGAGGCCGGCACCCCGCCGATCGCCCAGGCGGTCGGGCTGGGCGCGGCCGTCGACTACCTGACCGGCATCGGCATGGAGCGGATCGCCGCCCACGAGCACGCCATCACCGAGTACGCGATCGAGCGGCTGCTCGAGGTCCCGGACCTGCGGATCATCGGCCCGCGCACGGCCGTCGACCGCGGCGCGGCGATCTCGTTCACGCTGGGCGACATCCACCCGCACGACGTGGGCCAGGTGCTGGACGAGCAGGGCATCGCCGTGCGCGTCGGCCACCACTGCGCGCGGCCGGTCTGCCTGCGGTACGGAATTCCCGCGACCACGCGGGCGTCGTTCTACCTGTACTCGACGCCGGGCGAGGTCGACGCGCTCGTGGACGGCCTGCACCACGTCCGGAACTTCTTCGGCTGA
- a CDS encoding bifunctional 3-phenylpropionate/cinnamic acid dioxygenase ferredoxin subunit: protein MSFLRACALSELAEDVPKRVDLNGVPVAVVRTDEGVFAVNDICSHANVSLSEGEVEDCMIECWLHGSSFDLRTGKPSGLPATRPVAVYPVKIEGDDVLVSVNQES from the coding sequence ATGAGCTTCCTTCGCGCCTGTGCGCTGAGCGAACTGGCTGAGGACGTGCCCAAGCGCGTCGACCTCAACGGCGTACCGGTCGCCGTCGTCCGCACCGACGAGGGGGTGTTCGCGGTCAACGACATCTGCTCGCACGCGAACGTCTCGCTCTCCGAGGGCGAGGTCGAGGACTGCATGATCGAGTGCTGGCTGCACGGCTCCAGCTTCGACCTGCGCACCGGCAAGCCCTCCGGCCTGCCCGCCACCCGGCCGGTCGCTGTCTACCCCGTAAAGATCGAAGGGGACGATGTGCTCGTCTCCGTCAACCAGGAGTCCTGA
- a CDS encoding ABC transporter ATP-binding protein translates to MQSEPAVQITGLVKRYGEKTAVDGLDLRISRGTVTAVLGPNGAGKTTTVETCEGYRRPDAGTVRVLGLDPVAQNAELRPRIGVMLQSGGVYAGARAVEMLRHTAKLHAHPLDVDALVERLGLGSCGRTTYRRLSGGQQQRLALAMAVVGRPELVFLDEPTAGLDPQARRATWELVRDLRRDGVTVVVTTHHMDEAEQLADRVAIVDRGRVIAGGTPEELCRGGAESSVRFDGPPGLDLTTLLKELPEGATAAEPTPGSYRIEAPVDPQLLAAVTAWCAATGILPERLAVQRRSLEDVFLDLTGRDLRS, encoded by the coding sequence ATGCAATCCGAACCCGCGGTCCAGATCACCGGGCTGGTCAAGCGCTACGGCGAGAAGACCGCGGTGGACGGTCTCGACCTGCGTATTTCCCGCGGCACCGTCACCGCCGTGCTCGGCCCGAACGGCGCCGGCAAGACCACCACCGTCGAGACCTGCGAGGGCTACCGCCGCCCCGACGCCGGCACCGTCCGGGTGCTCGGCCTCGACCCGGTCGCGCAGAACGCCGAGCTGCGCCCCCGGATCGGCGTGATGCTGCAGTCCGGCGGCGTGTACGCGGGCGCCCGCGCCGTCGAGATGCTCCGGCACACCGCGAAGCTGCACGCCCACCCGCTGGACGTCGACGCGCTGGTCGAACGGCTCGGCCTGGGCTCCTGCGGCCGCACCACCTACCGCCGGCTCTCCGGCGGCCAGCAGCAGCGGCTCGCCCTGGCGATGGCCGTGGTCGGCCGCCCCGAGCTGGTCTTCCTGGACGAGCCCACCGCGGGCCTCGACCCGCAGGCCCGCCGCGCCACCTGGGAGCTGGTCCGCGACCTGCGCCGGGACGGCGTCACCGTGGTCGTCACCACCCACCACATGGACGAGGCCGAGCAGCTCGCCGACCGGGTCGCGATCGTCGACCGGGGCCGGGTGATCGCCGGCGGCACCCCGGAGGAGCTGTGCCGCGGCGGCGCCGAGTCGAGCGTGCGCTTCGACGGCCCGCCCGGGCTCGACCTCACCACCCTGCTCAAGGAACTGCCCGAGGGCGCCACCGCCGCCGAGCCCACTCCCGGGAGCTACCGCATCGAGGCGCCGGTCGACCCGCAGCTGCTGGCCGCCGTCACCGCCTGGTGCGCGGCCACCGGCATCCTCCCGGAGCGGCTCGCGGTGCAGCGCCGCAGCCTCGAAGACGTCTTCCTCGACCTGACCGGACGGGACCTGCGCTCGTGA
- a CDS encoding MarR family transcriptional regulator, whose translation MREHSTQQEAESAPGCAVPATAAEVLLEGHRATRDRVARSILDHGPSSAADLASRLGLTTAAVRRHLDGLTAAGLVESREQRVYGSRGRGRPAKVFALTDGGRDAFYQAYDQLAADALRWISDAVGGGKAGEEAVAAFARARFGRQAEKYVEALSSAGAGERTEALAQALSADGYAATVRRVPSAAAQAPAGAQLCQHHCPVAHIAEQFPQLCEAETEVFSQLLGTHVQRLATIAHGDGVCTTYVPAPGAASSPALRTAAGRDTDAAPTAGTSTEDSASAR comes from the coding sequence ATGCGCGAGCACTCCACGCAGCAGGAGGCCGAGTCGGCCCCCGGCTGCGCCGTGCCCGCGACGGCGGCAGAGGTGCTGCTGGAGGGCCATCGGGCCACCCGGGACCGGGTCGCCCGGTCGATCCTGGACCACGGCCCCTCCTCTGCCGCCGACCTGGCGAGCCGGCTCGGCCTCACGACCGCCGCCGTCCGCCGTCACCTGGACGGCCTGACCGCCGCCGGCCTGGTCGAGTCCCGCGAGCAGCGGGTCTACGGCAGCCGCGGCCGGGGCCGTCCGGCCAAGGTCTTCGCCCTGACCGACGGTGGTCGCGACGCCTTCTACCAGGCGTACGACCAGCTCGCCGCCGACGCCCTGCGCTGGATCTCCGACGCGGTCGGCGGCGGCAAGGCCGGGGAGGAGGCGGTCGCCGCCTTCGCCCGGGCCCGGTTCGGCCGGCAGGCGGAGAAGTACGTCGAGGCGCTCAGCTCCGCCGGAGCGGGCGAGCGTACCGAGGCACTGGCCCAGGCGCTCAGTGCCGACGGGTACGCTGCCACGGTGCGGCGGGTCCCGTCTGCCGCGGCCCAGGCCCCGGCGGGCGCCCAGCTCTGCCAGCACCACTGCCCGGTCGCGCACATCGCCGAGCAGTTCCCGCAGCTCTGCGAGGCGGAGACCGAGGTCTTCTCCCAGTTGCTGGGCACCCATGTGCAACGACTGGCCACCATCGCCCACGGCGACGGGGTCTGCACGACCTATGTGCCGGCACCCGGTGCCGCATCGTCGCCCGCCCTGCGCACCGCCGCGGGCCGGGACACCGATGCCGCGCCGACTGCCGGTACGTCCACCGAAGATTCAGCGTCCGCGCGTTAG
- the sufU gene encoding Fe-S cluster assembly sulfur transfer protein SufU, translated as MKLDSMYQDIILDHYRNPHGKGLRDGDAEVHHVNPTCGDEITLRVKLDGSTVVDVSYESQGCSISQASASVLNDLVVGKSVGEAQAVQEAFLELMQSKGQGEGDEEVLEDAVAFAGVSKYPARVKCALLSWMAWKDATAKALAEHPATD; from the coding sequence ATGAAGCTCGACTCGATGTACCAGGACATCATCCTGGACCACTACCGCAACCCGCACGGCAAGGGGCTGCGGGACGGTGACGCCGAGGTGCACCACGTCAACCCGACGTGCGGCGACGAGATCACCCTGCGGGTGAAGCTCGACGGCTCCACCGTCGTCGACGTCTCCTACGAGTCCCAGGGCTGCTCGATCAGCCAGGCCAGTGCCTCGGTGCTGAACGACCTGGTGGTCGGCAAGTCCGTGGGCGAGGCCCAGGCGGTCCAGGAGGCCTTCCTGGAGCTGATGCAGAGCAAGGGCCAGGGCGAGGGCGACGAGGAGGTGCTGGAGGACGCGGTCGCGTTCGCCGGCGTCTCCAAGTACCCGGCCCGGGTCAAGTGCGCCCTGCTCAGCTGGATGGCCTGGAAGGACGCCACCGCCAAGGCCCTCGCCGAGCACCCCGCCACCGACTGA
- the sufC gene encoding Fe-S cluster assembly ATPase SufC, producing MATLEIRDLHVSVEAENGPREILKGVDLTVKQGETHAIMGPNGSGKSTLAYSLAGHPKYTVTGGSVLLDGEDVLEMSVDERARAGVFLAMQYPVEVPGVSVSNFLRTAATAVRGEAPKLRLWVKEVKEAMAGLQMDPAFAERNVNEGFSGGEKKRHEILQLELLKPKIAILDETDSGLDVDALRVVSEGINRVRSTGEVGTLLVTHYTRILRYIKPDHVHVFAGGRIVESGGAELADKLEAEGYEAYVKGGASE from the coding sequence ATGGCTACCCTTGAAATCCGCGACCTGCACGTCTCCGTCGAGGCCGAGAACGGTCCCCGGGAGATCCTGAAGGGCGTCGACCTGACCGTGAAGCAGGGCGAGACCCACGCCATCATGGGTCCGAACGGCTCCGGCAAGTCCACCCTGGCCTACTCCCTGGCCGGCCACCCCAAGTACACCGTCACCGGCGGCTCGGTGCTGCTGGACGGCGAGGACGTCCTGGAGATGTCCGTCGACGAGCGTGCCCGGGCCGGCGTCTTCCTGGCCATGCAGTACCCGGTCGAGGTCCCCGGCGTCTCGGTCTCCAACTTCCTGCGCACCGCCGCCACCGCCGTCCGCGGCGAGGCCCCCAAGCTGCGGCTGTGGGTCAAGGAGGTCAAGGAGGCGATGGCCGGTCTGCAGATGGACCCGGCGTTCGCCGAGCGCAACGTCAACGAGGGCTTCTCCGGCGGTGAGAAGAAGCGCCACGAGATCCTCCAGCTGGAGCTGCTCAAGCCGAAGATCGCGATCCTCGACGAGACCGACTCCGGCCTGGACGTCGACGCGCTGCGGGTCGTCTCCGAGGGCATCAACCGGGTCCGTTCCACCGGGGAGGTGGGCACCCTCCTGGTCACCCACTACACCCGCATCCTGCGGTACATCAAGCCCGACCACGTCCACGTCTTCGCGGGCGGCCGCATCGTCGAGTCCGGCGGCGCCGAGCTGGCCGACAAGCTGGAGGCGGAGGGCTACGAGGCCTATGTGAAGGGTGGCGCGTCCGAGTGA
- a CDS encoding metal-sulfur cluster assembly factor yields MTEETTSPAEETPAGPVGTSAGTVSVEDLTEALMDVVDPELGIDVVNLGLIYGVHIDDADVATIDMTLTSAACPLTDVIEDQARTATDGLVKDLRINWVWMPPWGPDKITDEGRDQLRALGFNV; encoded by the coding sequence ATGACCGAAGAGACCACCTCCCCCGCGGAGGAGACCCCGGCCGGCCCGGTCGGCACCAGCGCCGGCACCGTCTCCGTCGAGGACCTCACCGAGGCCCTGATGGACGTCGTCGACCCCGAACTGGGCATCGACGTCGTCAACCTGGGCCTGATCTACGGCGTCCACATCGACGACGCCGACGTGGCCACCATCGACATGACCCTCACCTCGGCGGCCTGCCCGCTGACCGACGTGATCGAGGACCAGGCCAGGACCGCCACCGACGGCCTGGTCAAGGACCTGCGGATCAACTGGGTCTGGATGCCGCCGTGGGGCCCGGACAAGATCACCGACGAGGGCCGCGACCAGCTCCGCGCCCTGGGCTTCAACGTCTGA